Part of the Rhineura floridana isolate rRhiFlo1 chromosome 8, rRhiFlo1.hap2, whole genome shotgun sequence genome is shown below.
TCTCTGGCAAGGGGTTACATAGTGAATAACAAATCACTTGCATGAAGATTTGGCCAATTTTGTGACATAGATAACTACTTTCTGGATggtttctgtttggatatatctCATATGGCAGCCCAAACCATGCAAAAGTGCCATTCTCTCTGTAGGCTTTGCCCACACATGAATCCAAATATTAACCATGCCCCCCTCATTTTATCAAGTTTCCACACGTTAGTAGGAGAGTAGCAATGCTAGTTGCAGGAGCATACAGACAAATAGCTCTCCTTATGGTTAGAGTTGCCTGTACCTGAGGGGTTTAGAAAGAACTTCCAAATGCATCAAGCACCAGACAATATCCCTGAACAGGGAAGTTGGAGAAGGAAGCAAACCGTCCCCCTCTTGATGTTTCATGCCCTGTGCTATGATTATTCCTCAGGAGCTCCTATATCTCCAGATAACTCACTGGTCCTTCAAACTGAGTGgctattgttaaaaacaattcaatagtCTATATACTAGCTAAAATGAACAAAATGGGATCACCTCATGTTCTTTGCTTTGAGGTCCTTGGAAGACAGGtatgatacaaatgtaataaaataagatGCTATCCTAAAAAGCACACTTATTAGGAGTCAAGTCCTATTGGACTTCCATTgaacttctgggtaaacatgcttAGAATTTCCATTTTAGAATGCCTAGTCCAGCAATCTACCATGAAATAAAAATCActatattttctttctgagttaaagtgaatgaaagaatgagagcttTCACAATTCTTTCAGAACATGATGATATGGAATCTGTGCAAAGTTACAGCTCTTAAGCTTACTCTTTTTAAAAGCCCTTCCTTGTCATACATGTTTCTCTGCCCCCAGGGTAATGCTCAACATTTTTCAGCAGCAATGTAATTGTTTGACAAGCTGGCAGCAAAATTGGAACTGAACTAACAAGTCCTAATGGCAGGGAAAATATtatggcagaaggctggccggTGTTAGCAGATATTACTAAGAGAAACTTTCCATGTTCTCCCCTAAGGTTGAAAACagtgaagatttttaaaaagagtgtAAATTGTTAAAGACAAGTCAGAAAACatgccttattttttaaaaagtgcaagaTTTAAGAAAGATTATTATCTTATAATTGTACAATCCAAAATGTCTCTCATTTTAGAAAAAtcattttgactttttaaaatgtgcagaaaTTATAATGGACTTGATTTTTAAGCACAACTACAAATCttactgggtggtattcagctaaggcctattcagagcagaaccactgaagttaatggacatgactaacttttcaTTAATgggattacttctgagcaggacttagttgaatacaaacctCTGTAGTTAATTTGCCCACCTCCCAGGACTAACTATGGTAGTTACTCAGGGATGTAAGAGCTTGGAATTTTTTCCCAGGGAGCTATGCTGCTGAGTAATTTGTTATGTGCCAAACACCCCTCTCCCTGTCTCTAAAAGGAAGACAGTATTTATCTTGGTACCTTAAAACAACCAAATTACCTTAAAGCAGGGAGGAGCTGCTGCTTATGTAGAAGAGgaactattttaatatttttctctCCCTAAGGGATGTAGAGAAAATGAGGATTGGAGACAGTCTTTCTATGAGACAAGATGGAACTGCTTAAGGCAGCACACTTTGGATGTCATTGGTCTCTCCTTCCATCCAACAACCAGGCTTCTCTTGCACACCTGTTTCCTTCAGAGGATTTGCATGGGATAACTTCCCAGTGGATTCTGTCCCATCTTAAGTACCATTTGGGTTTCAACTTTAGGCATCATATTGTCATGGGCAGACCCTGGACATTTAAATTCTTGTCTTTTGCATTAAAGCTGAAGAATATTACCTTGTATTGATGTGTGTAGTACCAATGATGTCCAAGAGGGGGATCCGTGCCATTCCACTACCAGACCCTCTTGAGCTGAGCCAGGCTGAACGAaccctcctctttttcttctcttgctCTTTACGTTTCCCAGgcttccctttctttttctttcctggtACCTTAAGGGGCTGTTCTTTATACGTCTGAGCTTTGTTGGTCTCCTGAGTCAGGTACTTGCCTTCATCATCACTGCCAAACTGGACAGCATAATTCTTTGCGATGGTGGCAGGTTTAGGGTTTGGCGATACCTCTGACATAGACCGGATCTCGGCTGTGTTAACACCCTCAATTAAATTTTGCAGGAAGTTTCGTCTTCGTATATCTTGCAAAGACTTTCCTTTGTCATGTAACAGTTGGTATTCTGATACTGTCCTTTTACtgcttaaaaaaagcaaattcgtATTTCACTAAAGGAAAAATTAAATGTTGTTCTCAGCCAGTTCGGCAAAAGCCACTCCTCTTTGGGTAGAGTCAAAGAGCCCAATGTGCCCACCTCCCACGCCTAAAACACCTTCTTCAGTATGATCTACTTTTGCTTAGCCATTCCCCATAGAAATGGAAGATCTAAACTTGAAATGATTTGCTAATTATCTCACACTCATCTCATGGAGATAGCAGCCACATTTAAGGCTACTAAATGGGCATAATATATCTTAGGGGGATAGCACTTTGGCTCACACTTTCTTTAACTTAACGGGAGCAAACATTTCCAAACAGATTATTCCCAAAGCAGTGTTATGTGAGGGCTCCTTCTGACATTAGCTTTATGATATGAACCAGTGGGAAACGTCTTCTTTCTGTGCCACTCTGGTGACATCAGAAGCCTAGGGCCATGTAATGTGCAGGGCCTTGGCATGGCTCCTTCCTACATTATGCTCGTTTTCAGAAGGGACAGTGCTGCTATGTGGAGCTGTGCTGTGGGCTTTTCCCATGGGATCTCATCCTTCTGATGGCACCAGAGTCACCCAGGGGGAGACACACTGCAGCAGCAACCCCACCAGATAGGTAATATTAGAATGGGCCCTTAGACACACAAATTCTTACTTGAGCATGATATCATGCATGTGTTTCAGAGACAGGTATTTCCTGTAGCTTAAAAGAAATCTAGGTTGTAAGACATTAATGTTCTACTCCTTTTCTGGCTAGGTTAATTAAAGGGTCTTGCCTTGGAAGATGAGGTAATCTCTCAGTGGCTGTATTGACTTGTGGTGTGAGAATATACTAATCCACTGCTGAGTGCAGAGCTGGGCAAAGCTCCTTCCCCTTGTAAAGTGTGGAGCATGTTTTTTTGTAATTGGATGGAATAAATAGAAAGTACTTGGTGAACAATAGTGCCACAAGGACATCATACAAAGGAAACTATATTGTGCAGAAAATGTATCAATCTAACctgttttatgtttttggattagTAGAACAGGATGGCCAACTTCTATGTTCTCTGGGGGGCATTCTAGTCTAGAAGTGTATGTTGCTAAATAAGCTGACCTCATAACTGATCAACCCCATATTAAGGAATCGTAAGAAGGGCTTTATATATGATGCTCATGCACCCAGCTATAGGCAGGGCATTGCGTAAACATCTGGAGGCAGTTGTCACATGGATTAGTTCTTTCAGCTTTAGAAGTTGCCTTTTATTTTCCTTGGAATTGAAAACTTTGGCAGATCTATGACCATCTCTTGTTTATATTTGAGTAGGGATACTAAGGGCCAAACAAAACCACTTTGGATGAAGGCAATATTTGGCTTGCTGTTCATTGGTTGACCATATGTGGTGTAGAATACATTGTCCCGGCATGTAAATTCAAGGCTAGCCTAGATGTCAGGCTGTTTGCTTGATGACTAACTCTCATATCTTCTATTAACCACTTTCCCTCTGCAGCACCCATCCTATTAAGCACTGTTCTTTTCTTTGTATGCACGCCATAATGCTTTcctaactctttttttttttggacacAGCAGGAGCAGCCTGTATCACATCACCCGAGCCTTCTCAATGTTAGGTTAGTTAAGCAATGGCTTAACCAGGTATTTTGTAAGCAGTTCATACTGGAATAACAAGGGAGGTAAGAAAACATGGTCCACAGAAACCATATTGTGGTCCAACAGGTGATCCAAGAGCTGCCTGGGAAATAATTAACTATGGGAAAATGTGTTCTTCTGCCTCAGGGTAAGGTGGATGCACTGTGAAAAATGGGAGGTGGGATTGTAGATGAGTTCCAAAGGATGCCTCAAGTAGCTGCCCTTCCAGTCTGCTTGTGGTAGAATGCACTGAGGCATTCATATGGCCTACTtcattgcataaatgtattataAGTGAGGGAACACCTACTGGTCAAGGCGACTGATGTCACTACTCTGTTTAGCTTGCTTTAACAAATAAATTTCTTAATGAGAGTAGGCATGTTGATATGTTTCATCAAAGAGTATTAAAATATGGCAGTTTTGTTTGTATGTACTAACCATTGTATTCTCAGCAGTCAGTTTGTGATATTATTTATCaaatttctatcctacccttcctcccaaacaagcccagggtggcagctcATGACCTcagcagctcagccaatggcTGGGGAGCATTTTTTAGACCTTTATATAATTTGGGTATAATTCTATAATTTGAGCTGCCCTGCTTTCAACTGCATTACAAGTTCTTGTCAGAGAAATGAAAACCATCTTAATTTCACAGAGCTTCTCTTaaccatatttttttttaaaaaaatcaaccatCAAATAAAAAAAAGGATATTCTTGGATTAGCGGGAGAAAATTCCTCTGTTCTTTCATCAGTAGTCTTACCCGAGACACTGCCTCACAGAATACAGTCAGGCTTCATTATACAACCTTATCAATATTCAATGTATATTTCCAAAATAATTCCAAAATCATAATGTGCTGGGACAGAGTGCATTTCAGTTCTAACATCTGTCTGATATTTAGTGTGCAAATCCAGGCCCATTTTATGATATGGTATACCAAGGGCACACAGTCTTTTTTAcatcaagggctgcattcctgcAGAGGATAATCTGTCAGGGGAGGGCCACATGTTGACTGTGGGCAGGGCTGAAGTCAGTGGTCTGGAGAGCTATCCCTTTTCTTTCTcactccccccccttctctctccctctccttcaccACACAGCAGGTTACCAGGGGAGAAGCAGATCTTGCTTGCCAGAGGTCTGATCAATTGCAAatggcttttgaaattaggctgagCATCATATAAAATTAAGCCAAGGGCAGCATGGAGCCCCAAGACTGAAGGTTGCCTGTCTGTGCTGCACAGAGTTACTTGCCATTACTCTACAGATGTAAAGATTCCATTTTTTGCTCAACTGCTTCCTGTGTATTATAAAATAAGAttctttaaaatgaaatattttgcGGCTTACAGTTCTAGTGATTTTTGTGTTTATCAACTGAACAGACAGAGGCAGTCTGCCATTAGACAAGATGAAATGACTGCCTCTAGACTTcagattttgggtgtcatggGTAATAGAGCAGAAGATGGGCTCGTGTGGCATAATCTCTAGGGAAATTCTCCTGTGCTGGCCACATTGACCACAACCTTGCTCTAGTATAGCTCTCATTCATTGTTGCAAGGCTTGCTAAGGAGAATGTCCCAATGAATTGAGCCTCATGTCAGTGAGTGGAAACAGGGCGCCATCTGCATTTTCCATCTGAGCAGGGCCATCATTTCAGACATCTGGTGGGAGGAGGCCAGATTCTAAGTAACACAGGACCACTCTTGAATAGATTCAAGACTACACTGAGATAACTTGTTAAAGACACTTTTTATATTTCACAATAACTATACTAATGTGTTCAAAATGAGTTAAAAGGTCAGAGAGAGATTTGTGTATGCACACCCACCCCCTTTTAAAGTGAGAAAACACACCTTTGGAGTGCACAGCTTGCCTATCTGCATAATATTACATCGGCATTTGTGTATATTTACATACTTCATGGATCcagttaattgttttaaaatagacATTCAGTGTGTTGAACCAATGTGCTGGCCCCAAAtctaaaggcttctgaggaatAATCATCTGTGGCCTAACTGGGGGTGTGAGGGACAGGTCATCCCACTCTCTGTAAATCCCCCACCTCCAATGCATCAGGGTTCAAGAACCAAAACTCTTGGACAGGACCTGGTAAAccagttttttaaataaatattataaccATAACAAAGCTTATAAGGAATGTAATTTAAATGTTTTGTCTCCAGCATTATTTTCCCCACTCCATGTAACTGTGTGCACTGAGAAGGGATTAAACTTTTTAGTATGTGCCTAATAGCTGGAGTAGATAACTTGCTAAGTTCCTAAGAACAGTGCCAGTAAGACTGAAGATTTACGAATTGTTAGGATAACCCACAAAGAGGCTCCTTCCAGCCTGTAAGCCATGTTAAATGAAAGAATTCTGACCCCAAACCAG
Proteins encoded:
- the PTHLH gene encoding parathyroid hormone-related protein isoform X1 codes for the protein MSAWRKEGKTFHTLLRRRSPTRGAWAPWLPRLAVGNSRSSAVAFASDSLQEVPKTHSKVTMFPTLFQQWSFLVFLLSYCVPSSGRSLEGNSRRLSKRTVSEYQLLHDKGKSLQDIRRRNFLQNLIEGVNTAEIRSMSEVSPNPKPATIAKNYAVQFGSDDEGKYLTQETNKAQTYKEQPLKVPGKKKKGKPGKRKEQEKKKRRVRSAWLSSRGSGSGMARIPLLDIIGTTHINTRRR
- the PTHLH gene encoding parathyroid hormone-related protein isoform X2 gives rise to the protein MSAWRKEGKTFHTLLRRRSPTRGAWAPWLPRLAVGNSRSSAVAFASDSLQEVPKTHSKVTMFPTLFQQWSFLVFLLSYCVPSSGRSLEGNSRRLKRTVSEYQLLHDKGKSLQDIRRRNFLQNLIEGVNTAEIRSMSEVSPNPKPATIAKNYAVQFGSDDEGKYLTQETNKAQTYKEQPLKVPGKKKKGKPGKRKEQEKKKRRVRSAWLSSRGSGSGMARIPLLDIIGTTHINTRRR
- the PTHLH gene encoding parathyroid hormone-related protein isoform X3 translates to MSAWRKEGKTFHTLLRRRSPTRGAWAPWLPRLAVGNSRSSAVAFASDSLQEVPKTHSKVTMFPTLFQQWSFLVFLLSYCVPSSGRSLEGNSRRLSKRTVSEYQLLHDKGKSLQDIRRRNFLQNLIEGVNTAEIRSMSEVSPNPKPATIAKNYAVQFGSDDEGKYLTQETNKAQTYKEQPLKVPGKKKKGKPGKRKEQEKKKRRVRSAWLSSRGSGSGMARIPLLDIIGTTHINTRF